A stretch of the Bacillus anthracis str. Vollum genome encodes the following:
- a CDS encoding zinc-dependent alcohol dehydrogenase, giving the protein MKAVTYQGPNQVQVKQVDDAKLEKKDDIIVKITSTAICGSDLHLYQGNMPLPQGYIIGHEPMGIVEEVGPDVTKVKKGDRVVIPFNVACGHCFYCQHEMESQCDNSNPHYDSGGYFGYTEKFGNHPGGQVEYLKVPFGNFTPFVIPESCELEDESLLFLSDVLPTAYWSVINAGVKPGDTVIVLGCGPVGLMTQKFAWMHGAKRVIAVDYLDYRINYAKKINNVEVFEFTKFPDMGEHLKEITHGGADVVIDCVGMDGKKSPLEFLEQKLKLQGGTLGPIQIATKAVRKYGTVQMTGVYGGNYNAFPLGAFWVRNINLKMGQAPVIHFMPELFEKITNKEFDPKEIITHKIPLEEASYGYQIFNNREDDCIKVILKP; this is encoded by the coding sequence ATGAAAGCTGTAACCTATCAAGGACCAAACCAAGTACAGGTTAAACAAGTGGATGATGCAAAGTTAGAGAAAAAAGATGATATTATTGTAAAGATTACTTCAACTGCTATTTGCGGTTCTGATTTACATTTATATCAAGGGAACATGCCTTTACCTCAAGGATACATTATTGGCCATGAGCCAATGGGAATTGTTGAAGAAGTGGGCCCAGATGTTACTAAAGTGAAAAAAGGAGATCGTGTTGTTATCCCCTTTAATGTTGCTTGTGGACATTGTTTTTATTGCCAACACGAAATGGAAAGTCAATGTGATAACTCGAACCCTCATTACGATTCTGGTGGATACTTTGGTTATACAGAGAAATTTGGTAACCATCCGGGCGGACAAGTTGAATATTTAAAAGTTCCTTTTGGAAATTTCACTCCATTTGTTATACCGGAATCATGCGAACTTGAAGATGAATCCCTACTCTTTTTATCGGATGTTTTGCCAACAGCCTATTGGAGTGTAATAAATGCAGGTGTTAAACCAGGTGATACTGTTATTGTCCTTGGTTGTGGACCTGTTGGATTAATGACACAAAAATTCGCTTGGATGCATGGTGCTAAACGCGTAATCGCAGTCGATTACTTAGATTATCGAATAAATTATGCAAAAAAGATTAACAATGTTGAGGTATTTGAATTTACAAAATTTCCTGATATGGGAGAACATTTAAAAGAAATCACACATGGCGGTGCGGATGTAGTCATTGATTGCGTGGGCATGGATGGTAAAAAATCGCCCCTAGAATTTCTGGAACAAAAATTAAAACTACAAGGTGGTACCCTCGGTCCTATTCAAATTGCTACGAAAGCCGTAAGAAAATATGGAACAGTTCAAATGACTGGTGTTTATGGTGGTAATTATAATGCATTTCCACTCGGAGCATTTTGGGTTAGAAATATTAATCTGAAAATGGGACAAGCACCTGTCATTCATTTTATGCCGGAACTATTTGAAAAAATAACAAACAAAGAATTCGATCCAAAAGAGATTATTACACACAAAATCCCCCTTGAAGAAGCAAGCTATGGTTATCAAATTTTTAATAACCGGGAAGATGATTGTATAAAAGTCATTTTGAAGCCTTGA
- a CDS encoding DUF3231 family protein: MGILSGNPQNEPLHYGEVFDIWSYLLAAQGAIASHQVFMNHTGDEDLKKFLEGLIENDMNSEIEELKTLLKVNGVALPPAPPERPVASIEDIPPGARINDAEIAAAVSTGLAAGLVTCSQVMGKCLREDVGMLFGQFHMKKAQAGVTLLRLSKKKGWVVPPPLHVRNSDQA; the protein is encoded by the coding sequence ATGGGTATATTAAGTGGAAATCCTCAAAATGAACCGTTACATTACGGAGAAGTATTTGATATTTGGAGTTATCTTCTAGCTGCACAAGGTGCAATTGCAAGCCACCAAGTATTTATGAATCATACAGGTGATGAAGACTTGAAGAAGTTTTTAGAAGGCTTAATTGAAAATGATATGAATTCGGAAATAGAAGAGTTAAAAACTCTTTTAAAGGTTAATGGTGTAGCTTTACCGCCTGCTCCGCCAGAACGACCAGTTGCATCTATCGAAGACATTCCTCCAGGAGCGCGTATTAATGATGCTGAAATTGCAGCTGCTGTTTCTACAGGATTAGCAGCTGGACTTGTGACATGTAGTCAAGTAATGGGAAAATGCCTTCGAGAAGATGTAGGCATGTTATTTGGACAATTTCATATGAAAAAAGCACAAGCAGGTGTAACGTTGCTACGTTTAAGTAAGAAAAAAGGGTGGGTAGTTCCACCTCCGTTACATGTAAGAAATTCTGATCAAGCTTAA
- the sasP gene encoding small acid-soluble spore protein, SasP family → MANNNSGSRNELLVRGAEQALDQMKYEIAQEFGVQLGADTTARSNGSVGGEITKRLVAMAEQQLGGRANR, encoded by the coding sequence ATGGCAAACAACAATAGTGGAAGTCGTAATGAATTATTAGTTCGAGGTGCTGAACAAGCTCTTGATCAAATGAAATATGAAATTGCACAAGAGTTTGGTGTACAACTTGGTGCAGATACAACAGCTCGTTCAAATGGATCTGTTGGTGGTGAAATTACAAAACGTTTAGTAGCAATGGCTGAACAACAACTTGGTGGTAGAGCTAACCGCTAA